Proteins encoded together in one Gemmatimonadota bacterium DH-78 window:
- a CDS encoding tyrosine-type recombinase/integrase, with protein sequence MTPGRGAAGGDRHVDAFLRHLADERNLSEHTLTAYRGDLDDLRRFLTDYYGTPEWRWPTVDRLTLRSFLGSLERRGLARRTAARKLSALRTFFAFLHLEGEVESDPTRGVRTPKGDRPLPEFLSRGEMDAVFEVAEARAADNTLRGTRDLVILELLYGSGVRLSELHGLDRADLDLVSEQMKVRGKGRKERVVPITEPAALAVRRYELRRAEAIAGARRPDRRALLVNPSGRRFSRRGIQRTVHELIEEGGGTETAGVHSLRHSFATHLLDGGADLMSVKELLGHVSLSTTQIYTHTSRERLKQVHRQAHPRSE encoded by the coding sequence ATGACCCCGGGCCGGGGTGCCGCGGGAGGGGATCGCCACGTCGATGCCTTCCTGCGCCACCTCGCCGACGAACGCAATCTCAGCGAGCACACCCTCACGGCCTACCGGGGGGACCTCGACGACCTCCGGCGCTTCCTGACGGACTACTACGGGACTCCGGAGTGGCGGTGGCCCACCGTCGACCGGCTCACGCTGCGCTCGTTCCTCGGCTCCCTCGAACGCCGCGGGCTCGCCCGGCGTACCGCCGCCCGCAAGTTGTCGGCGCTGCGCACCTTCTTCGCCTTTCTGCACCTCGAGGGAGAGGTGGAGAGCGATCCCACGCGCGGAGTGCGGACGCCGAAGGGCGATCGGCCGCTGCCGGAGTTCCTCTCGCGGGGCGAGATGGATGCGGTCTTCGAGGTGGCCGAGGCCCGCGCGGCGGACAACACCCTCCGCGGAACCCGCGATCTGGTGATCCTCGAACTGCTCTACGGAAGCGGCGTGCGCCTGTCGGAACTGCACGGGCTCGACCGCGCCGACCTCGATCTCGTGTCGGAGCAGATGAAGGTGCGCGGCAAGGGGCGCAAGGAGCGGGTCGTACCGATCACGGAGCCGGCCGCTCTCGCCGTTCGCCGGTACGAACTCCGTCGCGCCGAGGCGATCGCCGGGGCGCGCCGGCCCGACCGCCGCGCCCTGCTGGTCAACCCCTCGGGGCGGCGGTTCTCGCGCCGGGGCATCCAGCGCACCGTGCACGAGTTGATCGAAGAGGGCGGCGGTACGGAGACGGCGGGAGTGCACTCGCTCCGCCACAGCTTCGCCACGCACCTGCTCGACGGCGGGGCCGACCTGATGTCGGTGAAGGAACTGCTCGGGCACGTGTCGCTCTCCACCACGCAGATCTACACCCACACCTCGCGCGAGCGACTGAAGCAGGTGCACCGTCAGGCCCATCCCCGGTCGGAGTAG
- the trmFO gene encoding methylenetetrahydrofolate--tRNA-(uracil(54)-C(5))-methyltransferase (FADH(2)-oxidizing) TrmFO has product MAEITVVGGGLAGCEAAVSLARRGHAVKLVEMRGVKGTPAHQTDDLGELVCTNSFKSEDPQNAHGQLKREMRLLGSVLLNAADRTRVPAGSALAVDRRLFATAMSEAVAAEPGIEVIRAEIERLPDGPTVIATGPLTSDALSAAIRGALGDEGLAFFDAIAPIVHRDSLDESIVFEAGRFEESGDYLNCPMDRDSYEAFVEALRTGEAHEGHDWDAVPYFEGCLPVEVMASRGVDTLRFGPMKPIGLSDPRTGERPWAVVQLRREDRAGQMWNLVGFQTRLRIGEQRRVFTMIPGLADAEFLRWGSIHRNSYLNFPQRLSDHGGLPGRPDLVFAGQLTGVEGYTESAASGLLAALNLDRIVAGREPVVPPATTMIGGLYRFLRESTPKHFQPMNSNWGLIDPLNRRIRDKKQKRRLLAERAHDDFLAWLDQVEVAPAVDPGTLMAPGGGTMAEAGAGAGSDA; this is encoded by the coding sequence ATGGCGGAGATCACGGTGGTGGGAGGCGGGCTGGCCGGCTGCGAGGCGGCCGTGTCGCTGGCCCGTCGCGGACATGCGGTGAAGCTGGTGGAGATGCGGGGGGTGAAGGGCACGCCCGCGCACCAGACCGACGACCTGGGGGAGCTGGTCTGCACCAACTCCTTCAAGAGCGAGGACCCCCAGAACGCCCACGGGCAGCTCAAGCGCGAGATGCGCCTGCTCGGCTCGGTACTGCTGAACGCCGCCGATCGCACCCGCGTGCCGGCCGGGTCGGCGCTGGCCGTGGATCGCAGGCTCTTCGCCACGGCGATGAGCGAGGCCGTGGCCGCGGAGCCGGGCATCGAGGTGATTCGCGCCGAGATCGAGCGCCTGCCCGACGGTCCGACCGTGATCGCCACCGGACCGCTCACCTCCGACGCGCTCTCGGCGGCGATTCGAGGCGCCCTCGGCGACGAGGGGCTGGCCTTCTTCGACGCCATCGCCCCCATCGTTCACCGCGACTCGCTCGACGAGTCGATCGTGTTCGAGGCGGGCCGCTTCGAGGAGTCGGGCGACTACCTCAACTGTCCGATGGATCGCGATTCCTACGAGGCCTTCGTCGAGGCGCTCCGCACCGGCGAGGCGCACGAGGGGCACGACTGGGACGCGGTGCCCTACTTCGAGGGGTGCCTCCCCGTCGAGGTGATGGCCTCGCGCGGGGTCGACACCCTGCGCTTCGGTCCGATGAAGCCGATCGGGCTCAGCGATCCCCGGACCGGGGAGCGCCCCTGGGCCGTGGTGCAGCTGAGGAGAGAAGACCGGGCCGGTCAGATGTGGAATCTGGTCGGCTTCCAGACCCGCCTGCGGATCGGCGAGCAGCGCCGGGTCTTCACCATGATTCCGGGGCTCGCCGACGCGGAGTTCCTGCGGTGGGGGTCGATCCACCGCAACAGCTACCTGAACTTTCCGCAGCGCCTGTCGGACCACGGCGGACTTCCCGGCCGCCCCGATCTCGTGTTCGCCGGGCAGTTGACCGGGGTGGAGGGGTATACGGAGTCGGCGGCCAGCGGCCTTCTCGCCGCCCTGAACCTCGACCGCATCGTGGCCGGCCGCGAGCCGGTGGTGCCGCCCGCCACGACCATGATCGGGGGCCTCTATCGCTTCCTGCGCGAGAGCACGCCGAAGCACTTCCAGCCGATGAACTCGAACTGGGGGTTGATCGACCCGCTCAACCGGCGCATTCGCGACAAGAAGCAGAAGCGGCGGCTGCTCGCCGAGCGGGCCCACGACGACTTCCTCGCCTGGCTCGACCAGGTGGAGGTCGCGCCCGCGGTCGACCCGGGCACGCTGATGGCGCCCGGGGGCGGGACGATGGCCGAGGCCGGTGCCGGGGCGGGGTCGGACGCATGA
- the topA gene encoding type I DNA topoisomerase has protein sequence MPPSTRHLVIVESPAKARTIGRYLGTGYDVAASVGHVMDLPRRELGVDLEHGFEPEYVVIRGKGKVIKDLKSRAKKADRIVLATDPDREGEAIAGHVAFQLGYDKQPDRFERVEFREVTRDAVRAALAQPGRLDVRKIEAQQARRILDRLVGYRVSPFLWKPIRPGLSAGRVQTVALRLICEREAEIRAFEAEEYWSITAHLKADDQAFEAKLHKIDGRSFRLPDEAAAADAVSDIDGVPFEATDVKRRERRKNPAAPFTTSTLQQEAAKRLRFSARRTMSTAQRLYEGVELGGRGAVGLITYMRTDSTRVSAGAVDSARAWVQGEFGARYLPKGPRLYGGKQQKGAQEAHEAIRPTDPTIHPREAARFLESDAARLYELIWLRFVASQMSPAVYDTTTVDFALKGASGRMWLYRATGSVVKFDGFTRLYLEAREEGDHRRLDDLEPLPDLSRGQRAERTALEPKQHFTQPPPRFSEASLVKELEALGIGRPSTYAAIISTLVDRDYVILEKRRFEPTDLGEVVSKLLVKVFPDIFDVAFTSRMEGELDRVEEGEVGWRELLGDFYPRLEQRLAQGSEVSDEVLREILEAKGETCDACGRPMVVKFNKRGSFLGCSGYPECSTTRSLGESVDEALGTDPGSGLEVRVKVGPYGPYVERAPAASGEKPHRVSLPDGLEPESVTLEVALRYLSLPRTLGADPKTKTPVVTALGRYGPYVKRGKTFANLKNHEQMFTIELPEALALIKAKEESGGRRVIRELGAHTESGAPVQVLDGRYGPYVTDGSTNANVPKTMDPEEIDLETAVDLLAKRALRGRSKGRGRGGARKGGGRRGKGG, from the coding sequence ATGCCCCCCAGCACCCGACACCTCGTGATCGTGGAGTCGCCGGCCAAGGCCCGCACCATCGGTCGCTATCTCGGCACCGGATACGACGTGGCCGCCTCCGTGGGTCACGTGATGGACCTGCCCCGCAGGGAACTGGGGGTCGACCTGGAGCACGGCTTCGAGCCGGAGTACGTGGTGATCCGGGGCAAGGGCAAGGTGATCAAGGACCTGAAGTCGAGGGCGAAGAAGGCCGACCGGATCGTGCTCGCCACCGACCCCGATCGCGAGGGGGAGGCGATCGCGGGGCATGTCGCCTTCCAGCTCGGGTACGACAAGCAGCCCGATCGTTTCGAGCGGGTGGAGTTTCGCGAAGTCACGCGCGACGCCGTGCGGGCCGCGCTCGCGCAGCCCGGGCGGCTCGACGTGCGCAAGATCGAAGCGCAGCAGGCGCGTCGGATTCTCGACCGGCTGGTCGGCTACCGGGTCAGCCCCTTCCTCTGGAAGCCCATCCGGCCCGGGCTGTCGGCGGGGCGGGTCCAGACGGTGGCGCTGCGACTCATCTGCGAGCGGGAAGCCGAGATCCGCGCCTTCGAGGCCGAGGAGTACTGGTCGATCACGGCGCACCTGAAGGCCGACGATCAGGCCTTCGAGGCGAAGCTCCACAAGATCGACGGCCGCTCGTTCCGACTGCCCGACGAGGCCGCGGCCGCCGACGCGGTCAGCGACATCGACGGGGTGCCCTTCGAGGCCACCGACGTCAAGCGCCGCGAGCGCCGCAAGAACCCGGCGGCCCCCTTCACCACCTCCACCCTCCAGCAGGAGGCGGCCAAGCGTCTGCGCTTCTCCGCCCGCCGGACGATGAGCACGGCGCAGCGGCTGTACGAGGGCGTGGAGCTGGGGGGGCGCGGCGCCGTGGGGCTGATCACCTACATGCGAACCGACTCCACGCGGGTGTCCGCCGGCGCCGTCGACTCGGCGCGCGCGTGGGTGCAGGGCGAGTTCGGGGCCCGCTATCTGCCGAAGGGGCCCCGGCTGTACGGCGGCAAGCAGCAGAAGGGGGCGCAGGAGGCCCACGAGGCCATCCGGCCCACCGATCCCACGATCCACCCTCGCGAGGCCGCCCGCTTCCTGGAGTCCGACGCCGCTCGCCTCTACGAGCTGATCTGGCTCCGATTCGTGGCGAGCCAGATGTCGCCCGCGGTCTACGACACCACCACCGTCGATTTCGCGCTGAAGGGTGCGAGCGGCCGGATGTGGCTGTACCGGGCCACGGGGTCGGTGGTGAAGTTCGACGGCTTCACCCGGCTCTACCTCGAGGCCCGCGAGGAGGGCGATCACCGCCGGCTCGACGACCTCGAGCCCCTCCCCGACCTGTCGCGGGGGCAGCGTGCCGAGCGCACGGCGCTCGAGCCGAAGCAGCACTTCACCCAGCCGCCGCCCCGATTCTCCGAGGCGTCGCTGGTGAAGGAGCTCGAGGCGCTGGGCATCGGCCGCCCCTCCACCTACGCGGCCATCATCTCGACCCTGGTGGATCGCGACTACGTGATCCTCGAGAAGCGCCGGTTCGAGCCCACCGACCTGGGCGAGGTGGTGTCGAAGCTGCTCGTGAAGGTGTTTCCGGACATCTTCGACGTGGCCTTCACCTCGCGCATGGAGGGCGAACTCGACCGGGTGGAGGAGGGCGAGGTGGGGTGGCGCGAGCTGCTCGGCGACTTCTATCCGCGACTCGAGCAGCGTCTCGCGCAGGGGTCGGAGGTGTCCGACGAGGTGCTGCGCGAGATCCTGGAGGCGAAGGGAGAGACCTGCGACGCCTGCGGGCGCCCCATGGTCGTGAAGTTCAACAAGCGCGGCTCCTTCCTCGGATGCTCCGGCTATCCGGAGTGCTCCACCACCCGTTCGCTCGGCGAGTCGGTCGACGAGGCGCTCGGCACCGATCCCGGTTCGGGGCTCGAGGTGCGGGTGAAGGTGGGCCCGTACGGCCCCTACGTGGAGCGGGCCCCCGCCGCTTCCGGCGAGAAGCCCCATCGCGTCAGCCTGCCCGACGGGCTCGAGCCGGAGTCGGTCACCCTCGAGGTCGCACTGCGCTACCTGTCGCTGCCCCGCACCCTGGGGGCCGACCCGAAGACGAAGACGCCGGTCGTGACCGCCCTCGGGCGCTACGGGCCCTACGTGAAACGGGGCAAGACCTTCGCCAACCTGAAGAATCACGAGCAGATGTTCACGATCGAACTGCCCGAGGCCCTCGCGCTGATCAAGGCGAAGGAGGAGTCCGGGGGGCGTCGGGTGATTCGGGAGCTCGGTGCGCACACGGAGAGCGGGGCGCCGGTGCAGGTGCTCGACGGACGGTACGGACCCTACGTGACGGACGGATCGACGAACGCCAACGTGCCCAAGACCATGGACCCCGAAGAGATCGACCTCGAGACGGCCGTCGACCTGCTCGCCAAGCGCGCCCTCCGCGGCCGGAGCAAGGGCCGGGGTCGCGGGGGAGCGCGCAAGGGCGGCGGACGCCGCGGCAAGGGAGGCTGA
- a CDS encoding shikimate kinase: MRWRRVVLVGFMASGKTTVGAALARRLGWRLIDIDAELVAREGRSVQEIFAAEGEAAFRGLEARAVRDALDEREVVVVPGGGWAAAAEGRIHALPADTFTVWLRVSAEAAVARARASSVVRPLLAGTDPMTTASALLAEREPFYAPARLHLEAEEKSPDHLAVNIASQMQSSLPRS; this comes from the coding sequence ATGCGCTGGCGGCGCGTGGTGCTCGTGGGGTTCATGGCCTCCGGCAAGACGACGGTCGGGGCGGCGCTCGCCCGGAGGCTGGGGTGGCGGCTGATCGACATCGACGCCGAACTGGTGGCCCGCGAGGGGCGCTCCGTGCAGGAGATCTTCGCCGCCGAGGGTGAAGCGGCCTTCCGGGGCCTGGAGGCCCGGGCGGTGCGCGACGCGCTGGACGAGCGCGAGGTCGTGGTGGTGCCGGGAGGAGGCTGGGCCGCCGCCGCGGAGGGGCGGATCCATGCACTGCCCGCCGACACCTTCACGGTCTGGCTCCGGGTGAGCGCGGAGGCCGCCGTGGCTCGCGCACGGGCGTCGTCGGTGGTGCGCCCGCTCCTCGCGGGAACCGACCCGATGACGACCGCTTCCGCCCTGTTGGCGGAACGGGAGCCCTTCTATGCTCCGGCACGTCTCCACCTCGAGGCGGAGGAGAAATCCCCCGATCACCTCGCCGTGAACATCGCGTCGCAGATGCAGTCCTCTCTTCCCAGGTCCTGA
- the aroC gene encoding chorismate synthase — protein sequence MKRLSFRTAGESHGRGLIALLEGLPAGLDLVTERDVDPQLERRQGGYGRGRRMKIESDRVEVISGLRLGETLGSPLAMVIWNRDWENWTVAMSSEPPPDDVNPKALRSMYLPRPGHADLVGVFKYDRRDTRDILERASARETAARVACGAVARRFLEEFGIRIGSHVLSVGGIEAEVPDALPEDLNGAVDDSPLRCLDPDATDRIIQAIDEARATGDTLGGVFEVVATGVPVGLGSHVSWDAKLDGRLAQALMSIQAIKAVEIGDGIGGALRPGTRVHDPIVRKPDEERMGGIGRASNRAGGLEGGITTGEPLVVRGHMKPISTLRNRLPSVDLRDGSVADAATERSDVSAVPAAGVVGEAMVALVLADALLEKFGGDSVDEVRRNLDGYLDHLRARGFGEREL from the coding sequence ATGAAACGCCTCTCCTTCCGCACCGCCGGTGAATCTCACGGCCGCGGCCTGATCGCCCTGCTCGAGGGGCTGCCCGCCGGCCTCGATCTCGTGACCGAGCGCGACGTCGACCCCCAGCTCGAGCGGCGCCAGGGGGGGTACGGGCGGGGTCGTCGGATGAAGATCGAGTCCGACCGCGTCGAGGTGATTTCGGGACTCCGCCTCGGCGAGACGCTGGGGTCGCCGCTGGCGATGGTGATCTGGAACCGGGACTGGGAGAACTGGACGGTGGCGATGAGCTCGGAGCCGCCGCCGGACGACGTGAATCCCAAGGCCCTGCGCTCGATGTACCTGCCGCGGCCCGGTCACGCCGACCTCGTCGGCGTCTTCAAGTACGATCGACGCGACACGCGCGACATCCTGGAGCGCGCCAGCGCCCGCGAGACCGCGGCGCGGGTCGCCTGCGGCGCGGTGGCGCGGCGCTTCCTCGAAGAGTTCGGAATCCGCATCGGCAGTCACGTCCTCTCGGTCGGCGGGATCGAGGCCGAGGTGCCCGACGCGCTGCCCGAAGACCTCAACGGCGCCGTCGACGACTCGCCGTTGCGCTGCCTGGATCCCGACGCCACCGATCGGATCATTCAGGCGATCGACGAGGCCCGGGCCACGGGAGACACCCTGGGTGGCGTGTTCGAGGTGGTGGCCACCGGCGTGCCGGTCGGGCTGGGCAGCCACGTGTCGTGGGACGCCAAGCTCGACGGGCGACTCGCCCAGGCGCTCATGAGCATCCAGGCGATCAAGGCCGTGGAGATCGGCGACGGCATCGGCGGTGCCCTGCGGCCCGGAACCCGGGTGCACGACCCGATCGTGCGCAAACCCGACGAGGAGCGCATGGGTGGCATCGGCCGCGCCTCGAACCGCGCGGGTGGGCTGGAGGGCGGGATCACGACCGGCGAGCCGCTGGTGGTGCGCGGGCACATGAAGCCGATCTCGACCCTGCGCAATCGCCTTCCCTCGGTGGACCTGCGCGACGGCTCGGTCGCCGATGCCGCCACCGAACGCAGCGATGTGAGTGCGGTGCCGGCCGCAGGGGTGGTGGGCGAGGCCATGGTGGCGCTCGTTCTGGCCGATGCCCTGCTCGAGAAGTTCGGAGGCGACTCGGTCGACGAGGTGCGTCGCAATCTCGACGGCTATCTCGACCACCTCCGCGCCCGCGGCTTCGGGGAGCGGGAGCTCTGA
- a CDS encoding AMIN domain-containing protein, which yields MTSTLFALATGLTLGLWGPVTEVSIRPAPSATTEIVIAVDGEVEYREFTMEGPSRLVVDLFGARHNLPGDNFADVNRGGVNSVRTSQYSDDVVRVVLELESLSAYDVVAEPGRIRVVMENPAGEFEPWTSGAGAPAESIPAETAPSFASEAAAPLPSSTMAARTPPQQEARRISVTFNETPIREVLFTFSDFSGRSIVAGSGVTGLISAQVDAPWPDALDVILGTNGFVATELPNGIIRVDDVEDVSTQAEIEPLVTEAYRVNYATAEDLSDAVDGLLTERGTVRASQSTNSIVVTDIAAIQREVERLIDRLDVRTPQVQIKAKIVFVNRTELNDLGIVYDLKDSGGNQLNQVTPGAADLDGDGRIELPDEAVQQGTNTVALGGNSVAALGNATNRVPSPTLSLLSSLLIGRHTLVSFIEALESVNLSDIQAEPSVTVRDNRPARIQVGERTPLRVLDASSQAAGGAGGGGGGGAGGQGGGAVIPQATVTIEETGIILEATPHVTDDDHILLELNAERSSPQLANSDVGYVFATQNAQSEVLVRDGETVVIAGLTVTEREEVRSGIPFLMNLPLVGGLFRTTRESAVQRDLIILVTPTIVRDN from the coding sequence ATGACTTCCACCCTCTTCGCCCTGGCGACGGGGCTGACCCTCGGGCTGTGGGGACCGGTCACGGAGGTAAGCATCCGTCCGGCCCCGTCGGCCACGACCGAGATCGTCATCGCCGTCGATGGTGAGGTCGAGTACCGCGAGTTCACGATGGAGGGGCCCAGCCGGCTCGTCGTCGATCTCTTCGGTGCGCGGCACAATCTCCCCGGCGACAACTTCGCCGACGTGAACCGCGGCGGTGTGAACAGCGTTCGCACCAGCCAGTATTCCGACGATGTGGTGCGGGTGGTGCTCGAGCTCGAGTCGCTGTCGGCCTACGACGTCGTGGCCGAACCCGGCCGCATCCGCGTGGTGATGGAGAACCCGGCCGGCGAGTTCGAGCCGTGGACGTCGGGCGCCGGCGCCCCCGCCGAGAGCATCCCGGCCGAGACGGCCCCCAGCTTCGCTTCCGAGGCGGCCGCTCCGCTTCCGTCGTCGACGATGGCGGCGCGCACCCCGCCGCAGCAGGAAGCCCGGCGCATCTCGGTCACCTTCAACGAGACGCCGATCCGCGAGGTGCTCTTCACCTTCTCCGACTTCTCCGGCCGCTCGATCGTGGCCGGATCCGGCGTGACCGGACTGATCTCGGCGCAGGTCGACGCCCCGTGGCCCGACGCCCTCGACGTGATCCTCGGCACCAACGGCTTCGTCGCCACGGAGCTGCCGAACGGCATCATCCGCGTGGACGATGTCGAAGACGTGTCGACACAGGCGGAGATCGAGCCGCTCGTGACCGAGGCGTACCGGGTGAACTACGCCACGGCCGAGGACCTCAGCGACGCGGTCGACGGGCTCCTCACCGAGCGCGGTACGGTGCGCGCCAGCCAGAGCACGAACTCGATCGTCGTGACCGACATCGCGGCCATTCAGCGCGAGGTGGAGCGACTCATCGACCGCCTCGACGTGCGCACGCCGCAGGTGCAGATCAAGGCGAAGATCGTGTTCGTCAACCGCACGGAGCTGAATGATCTCGGCATCGTGTACGATCTGAAGGATTCGGGTGGCAACCAGCTCAACCAGGTCACCCCCGGCGCGGCCGACCTCGATGGCGACGGCCGCATCGAGCTCCCCGACGAGGCGGTGCAGCAGGGTACGAACACCGTCGCGCTCGGCGGAAACTCGGTGGCGGCGCTGGGCAACGCGACGAACCGCGTGCCCTCGCCCACGCTGAGCCTTCTCAGCTCGCTCCTGATCGGGCGGCACACCCTCGTGTCGTTCATCGAGGCACTGGAGTCGGTGAACCTCTCCGACATCCAGGCCGAGCCCTCCGTGACCGTCCGCGACAACCGGCCGGCCCGGATCCAGGTGGGTGAGCGCACGCCGCTGCGTGTGCTCGACGCCAGTTCGCAGGCGGCCGGCGGTGCCGGCGGCGGGGGCGGTGGCGGTGCCGGTGGTCAGGGTGGCGGCGCGGTGATTCCGCAGGCGACGGTGACCATCGAGGAGACCGGTATCATTCTCGAGGCCACCCCGCACGTGACCGACGACGATCACATCCTGCTCGAGCTCAACGCCGAGCGCTCGTCGCCGCAGCTGGCCAACTCCGATGTGGGCTACGTCTTCGCCACGCAGAATGCCCAGTCCGAAGTACTGGTACGCGACGGAGAAACGGTCGTGATCGCCGGTCTCACCGTCACCGAGCGTGAAGAGGTCCGGTCGGGCATTCCCTTCCTGATGAATCTGCCGCTGGTGGGCGGGCTCTTCCGTACGACGCGTGAATCCGCCGTGCAGCGTGACCTGATCATCCTGGTCACGCCCACCATCGTTCGCGACAACTGA
- the pilO gene encoding type 4a pilus biogenesis protein PilO — protein sequence MALLPQEPRQQGALIAIVVALAGFYLFNDYVLAPAKTEVEEMATRLDALEAQNRTAQITATRGGADLEARTALYERHVRRLEQLIPDDEEVPQLLTDIAALARRMNVNWADVIPEADVLGTFYDKKSYSVRVEGEYHDVGRFVTAVASLPRIITPVNMDLQQVPEGRGSGDFEAPVQASFQIQTYVVPLPGSRPVPADTLPGSES from the coding sequence ATGGCGCTGCTGCCTCAGGAACCGCGCCAGCAGGGTGCTCTCATCGCCATCGTCGTGGCGTTGGCCGGTTTCTATCTGTTCAACGACTACGTCCTCGCCCCGGCCAAGACCGAGGTGGAGGAGATGGCCACCCGCCTCGACGCGCTCGAGGCCCAGAATCGTACCGCTCAGATCACGGCGACCCGTGGCGGGGCGGACCTCGAGGCTCGCACCGCGCTCTACGAGCGTCACGTGCGCCGGCTCGAGCAGCTGATTCCGGACGACGAAGAGGTGCCTCAGCTGCTCACCGACATCGCCGCGCTCGCGCGCCGCATGAACGTGAACTGGGCCGACGTGATCCCCGAGGCCGACGTGCTCGGGACGTTCTACGACAAGAAGAGCTACTCGGTGCGCGTAGAGGGCGAATACCACGACGTCGGTCGCTTCGTGACCGCCGTGGCTTCGCTCCCGCGCATCATCACCCCCGTGAACATGGACCTCCAGCAGGTTCCGGAGGGCCGCGGTTCAGGGGACTTCGAGGCGCCGGTGCAGGCGTCGTTCCAGATCCAGACCTACGTGGTGCCGCTGCCCGGAAGTCGGCCGGTACCTGCAGACACCCTTCCCGGGAGCGAGTCATGA
- a CDS encoding PilN domain-containing protein produces the protein MLQVNLIPGGRAKRKGGSRFSLPSFKGLPDKWVLAAAIAVVSALSAGTLMWFGNSGRHAELEVALEEAVQDSSRFADLIARTSGLTARRDSIFEKVGIIQEIDRDRYTWPHILDEVARALPEYTWLTEVVQVQEVPVKIQLSGRAGNIFAITVFMNQLQASPFFSRVKFLSSQESIENPGTVSSQAVQEFQLELDFDPVPLEELETVPLFGVDERANLEAEPRAAPQEN, from the coding sequence GTGCTCCAGGTCAATCTGATTCCCGGTGGACGCGCCAAGAGGAAGGGCGGGTCCAGATTCTCTCTCCCGAGCTTCAAGGGGCTCCCGGACAAGTGGGTGCTCGCGGCCGCGATCGCGGTCGTGTCCGCCCTCTCCGCCGGCACCCTGATGTGGTTCGGAAACTCGGGCCGGCACGCCGAACTCGAGGTCGCTCTCGAGGAAGCCGTGCAGGACTCCTCCCGCTTCGCGGATCTGATCGCGCGCACGTCGGGTCTCACGGCTCGTCGCGACTCGATCTTCGAGAAGGTCGGGATCATTCAGGAGATCGACCGCGACCGCTACACCTGGCCGCACATCCTCGACGAGGTGGCTCGCGCGCTGCCCGAGTACACCTGGCTGACCGAGGTGGTGCAGGTGCAGGAGGTGCCGGTGAAGATCCAGCTCTCCGGGCGGGCCGGAAACATCTTCGCGATCACCGTCTTCATGAATCAGCTGCAGGCCTCGCCCTTCTTCTCGCGGGTGAAGTTCCTCTCCTCGCAGGAGAGCATCGAGAACCCGGGCACGGTGTCGAGCCAGGCGGTGCAGGAGTTCCAGCTCGAGCTCGACTTCGACCCGGTCCCGCTGGAAGAACTCGAAACGGTCCCCCTCTTCGGGGTGGACGAGCGTGCGAACCTCGAAGCGGAGCCGCGCGCGGCTCCCCAGGAGAACTGA
- the pilM gene encoding type IV pilus assembly protein PilM — MGLFRRARSTVGLDIGSGFVKMVEVDHSGGQPEVKRVAMRPLLPDAIVEGEIMDYGLVAGTVSELFDEMGMKGRDVITAVGGHDVIIKKIEMDRMKESDAREVIRWEAEQHVPFDIKSVELDFQVLDPDGDSPRMEVLLVAAKRELVDHKVGLLVEAGINPTVIDVDAFALHNAFEHNYPEAMEGVVALVNVGHEVTNVNLLERGVPILTREIPFGSRKIREDLQRERQLTAEEAEDVVQGRSGLDGLESFVETSADEVAVGIERAAAFLMTRQSGDGLGRIYLSGGGARIPGMTDALSRRMGVETLLVNPFERVPVDPQAGGSIRLEEAAPMFLLPLGLALRSA, encoded by the coding sequence ATGGGACTCTTTCGACGGGCCCGATCCACCGTTGGGCTGGATATCGGCAGCGGCTTCGTGAAGATGGTCGAGGTCGATCATTCCGGAGGCCAGCCCGAGGTCAAGCGGGTGGCGATGCGCCCGCTCCTTCCCGACGCCATCGTCGAGGGTGAGATCATGGACTACGGCCTCGTGGCCGGGACCGTGAGCGAGCTCTTCGACGAGATGGGCATGAAGGGTCGCGACGTGATCACCGCCGTGGGCGGGCACGACGTGATCATCAAGAAGATCGAGATGGATCGGATGAAGGAGAGCGATGCTCGCGAGGTGATCCGGTGGGAGGCCGAGCAGCACGTGCCCTTCGACATCAAGAGCGTCGAACTCGACTTCCAGGTACTCGATCCCGATGGCGACAGCCCGCGGATGGAGGTGCTCCTCGTGGCGGCGAAGCGGGAGCTCGTAGATCACAAGGTGGGCCTGCTGGTGGAAGCCGGCATCAACCCCACGGTGATCGACGTCGACGCCTTCGCGCTGCACAACGCCTTCGAGCACAACTACCCGGAGGCGATGGAGGGCGTGGTCGCGCTGGTCAACGTCGGGCACGAGGTCACCAACGTGAACCTGCTCGAGCGGGGCGTACCGATCCTCACGCGTGAGATCCCCTTCGGGTCGAGGAAGATCCGAGAGGACCTCCAGCGCGAGCGGCAGCTCACGGCGGAGGAGGCGGAAGACGTCGTGCAGGGGCGCAGCGGGCTCGACGGGCTCGAAAGCTTCGTCGAGACGAGTGCAGACGAGGTGGCGGTCGGCATCGAGCGGGCCGCGGCCTTTCTGATGACCCGCCAGTCCGGAGACGGGCTCGGCCGGATCTACCTGAGCGGAGGCGGCGCCCGTATTCCGGGGATGACCGACGCGCTCAGCCGACGAATGGGCGTGGAGACGCTGCTGGTGAACCCGTTCGAGCGGGTGCCGGTGGATCCCCAGGCCGGTGGTTCCATCCGCCTGGAAGAGGCGGCCCCCATGTTCCTGCTTCCGCTGGGCCTCGCCCTGCGGAGCGCGTGA